One window from the genome of Rufibacter tibetensis encodes:
- the metF gene encoding methylenetetrahydrofolate reductase [NAD(P)H] translates to MKVTEHLQNATNTLFSFEILPPVKGTSIQSIYQGIDPLMEFKPPFINVTYHREEYVFKERENGLLEKITIRKRPGTVGICSAIMNKYHVDAVPHIICGGFSREETENALMDLNFLGIDNVLLLRGDAVKTEPGFRPHKDGHSYATDLIKQVVDLNHGHYLDEEMENPVPTDFCIGVAGYPEKHMEAPNLTADLKYLKQKVDLGANYIITQMFFDNQKFFEFVNACRAAGITVPIIPGLKTLTTKNQLNVLPRYFNIDLPEDLVNAVEACQTSKDVKQVGVEWTIQQCKELMAFGVPCLHFYTMSKSDATVAVAREIF, encoded by the coding sequence ATGAAAGTTACTGAGCATTTACAAAACGCCACCAACACCCTATTCTCGTTTGAGATTCTTCCGCCGGTAAAAGGCACCAGTATTCAGTCTATTTACCAGGGCATTGATCCTTTGATGGAGTTCAAGCCGCCGTTCATCAACGTGACCTACCACCGCGAGGAGTACGTGTTCAAAGAGCGCGAGAACGGCTTGCTGGAAAAAATTACCATCCGTAAACGGCCCGGCACGGTGGGTATCTGTTCTGCCATCATGAACAAGTACCACGTAGATGCGGTGCCACACATCATCTGCGGAGGCTTCAGCCGGGAAGAGACAGAGAATGCGTTGATGGACCTTAACTTCCTGGGCATTGACAACGTGCTGCTTTTAAGAGGTGATGCGGTAAAAACCGAACCTGGTTTCCGTCCGCACAAAGACGGGCATTCGTATGCTACTGACCTGATCAAGCAGGTGGTGGACCTGAACCATGGCCATTACCTGGACGAGGAAATGGAAAACCCCGTGCCTACTGACTTCTGCATAGGGGTGGCTGGTTACCCAGAGAAGCACATGGAGGCTCCGAACCTCACGGCCGATTTAAAGTACCTGAAGCAGAAAGTAGACTTGGGCGCTAACTACATTATCACGCAGATGTTCTTTGACAACCAGAAGTTCTTTGAGTTCGTGAACGCCTGCCGTGCCGCCGGAATTACGGTTCCCATCATCCCGGGACTGAAGACACTGACTACCAAAAACCAGTTGAACGTTCTGCCCCGTTACTTCAACATTGATTTACCAGAAGACCTGGTAAACGCAGTAGAAGCCTGCCAAACCTCAAAAGACGTGAAGCAAGTAGGTGTTGAATGGACCATTCAGCAATGTAAAGAGCTCATGGCATTTGGGGTGCCTTGCCTGCACTTCTACACCATGAGTAAATCAGATGCAACCGTGGCAGTAGCCAGGGAGATTTTCTAA
- a CDS encoding DUF5916 domain-containing protein: MKYVCLLLLCVCSTFLSSAQTPKTTKQLTAARTTTPPKLDGIPDEEIWKQVTPATDFIQSEPANGSPSKQRTEVRVLYDDEAVYVGAMLFDTAPDSILYQLSQRDGGQVNADMFGVYFDTYLDKQNAFGFEVSSAGVQTDFKATSNGHQRSWDAVWQSVVARHPQGWSVELRIPYSAIRFPGKDVQTWGINFWRNIRRYREESFWNFIDSSVQGFVNQFGEVHGITGLKAPLRLSLMPYLSGYADHFPQGQAGKKDLQTTFNGGMDIKYGINDAFTLDMTLVPDFGQAQSDAQVLNLSPFEVRFNENRQFFTEGTELFNKAGLFYSRRIGAQPINYHNYTYDKERYGENVEVLENPEKTSLVNASKLSGRTNKGLGIGLFNAVTRNSYATLKSGLTNEEFKVLTDPVTNYNVLVLDQSLPNSSFVTFTNTNVTRRAGFHNANVTGLMTKLTNKKNSYTLNLSGNLSQRYNKGELAQGMDKVELGHFYSATFGKTSGNFQFRLRHIAESHTYDINDLGYLDNNNSRETQALVAYNVYKPFWKLNNMYNALGVQHRMLYKPSSFTQLAYFLETNATTKKFLSFGYTIVWLPLDGYDYFEPRSYKDGVPDRKWRNPAGWEVSSYISSDYRKKLALDVNFGFSLAPEYDQFDKWIGISPRVRVNDNLQLVYRLNYNHAPRDFGFAGKGPQDSIFFGRREVHTVNNTLTGTYIFNARTALNLNMRHYWSNATFDRYFLLQENGNGSLLGYRPSSPSANPRNFNAFNIDLVYSWRFAPGSEVSVVWKNAIYDSALPQRTDYFLNLSNTLQAKQLNSFSVKVLYYLDYLVLQRALKRRS; encoded by the coding sequence ATGAAATACGTCTGTCTGCTCCTGCTTTGTGTTTGCAGTACTTTTCTCAGTTCTGCCCAAACTCCTAAAACCACAAAGCAACTCACCGCAGCCCGGACCACCACACCACCTAAGTTAGACGGAATCCCTGACGAGGAGATCTGGAAGCAGGTTACCCCCGCCACCGATTTCATCCAGTCTGAGCCGGCCAACGGTTCCCCGTCCAAGCAACGCACCGAGGTTAGGGTGTTATATGATGATGAGGCTGTGTACGTGGGTGCCATGTTGTTTGACACGGCGCCAGACTCCATCCTCTATCAACTAAGCCAGCGCGACGGTGGCCAGGTAAACGCCGATATGTTTGGCGTGTACTTTGACACCTATCTGGACAAACAGAACGCTTTCGGGTTTGAGGTGTCCTCGGCTGGGGTGCAGACTGACTTCAAAGCCACCAGCAACGGTCACCAGCGCTCCTGGGATGCCGTTTGGCAAAGTGTGGTAGCGCGCCATCCGCAAGGTTGGAGTGTAGAACTCCGCATTCCTTATTCCGCTATCCGGTTTCCCGGAAAAGACGTGCAGACCTGGGGCATCAACTTCTGGCGAAACATCCGTCGGTACCGCGAAGAATCTTTCTGGAACTTTATAGACAGCTCAGTACAGGGCTTCGTAAACCAGTTTGGTGAGGTCCACGGCATCACTGGCCTGAAAGCTCCCCTCAGATTGTCCCTGATGCCCTACCTTTCTGGCTACGCTGATCACTTCCCGCAGGGTCAGGCCGGAAAAAAAGACCTGCAAACCACCTTCAACGGCGGCATGGACATCAAATACGGGATCAATGACGCCTTCACCCTAGACATGACGCTGGTACCAGATTTCGGGCAGGCGCAGTCAGATGCACAGGTACTTAACCTTTCTCCGTTTGAGGTACGTTTTAACGAAAACAGGCAATTTTTTACCGAAGGTACCGAGCTCTTCAACAAGGCAGGGCTTTTCTATTCACGCCGAATCGGGGCGCAGCCCATCAATTACCATAACTACACCTATGACAAAGAACGCTACGGCGAAAACGTAGAGGTTTTGGAAAATCCGGAGAAAACCAGTTTGGTCAACGCCTCCAAATTGTCTGGCAGAACAAACAAAGGATTAGGAATTGGCTTGTTTAACGCGGTTACACGCAATTCTTACGCTACCCTCAAAAGCGGTTTGACCAACGAGGAGTTCAAGGTGTTGACAGACCCGGTAACTAATTACAATGTACTGGTACTGGACCAGAGCTTGCCCAACAGTTCGTTTGTCACCTTCACCAACACCAACGTGACCCGCAGGGCCGGTTTTCACAATGCCAACGTAACAGGTCTCATGACCAAACTCACTAATAAGAAAAACTCTTATACCCTAAACCTGAGCGGGAACCTAAGCCAGCGTTACAACAAAGGCGAACTGGCCCAGGGAATGGACAAAGTGGAATTAGGACATTTTTACTCGGCCACTTTCGGGAAGACCAGCGGCAATTTCCAATTCAGGTTGCGGCATATCGCTGAGAGTCATACCTATGACATCAATGACTTAGGTTATTTAGACAACAATAATTCCCGTGAAACCCAAGCGCTTGTGGCATACAACGTCTACAAGCCTTTCTGGAAGCTGAACAACATGTACAATGCCTTGGGTGTGCAGCACCGCATGTTGTACAAGCCATCATCGTTTACCCAGTTAGCTTATTTTTTGGAGACCAACGCCACCACCAAGAAATTCCTCTCGTTTGGGTACACCATCGTCTGGTTACCCCTGGATGGCTATGATTACTTTGAGCCCCGTTCTTACAAAGATGGCGTACCTGACCGGAAATGGCGGAATCCGGCAGGTTGGGAAGTAAGTTCCTACATCTCCAGCGACTACCGCAAAAAACTGGCGCTGGACGTGAACTTCGGGTTTTCCCTGGCTCCGGAGTACGACCAGTTTGACAAATGGATAGGCATTAGCCCCAGGGTGCGCGTCAATGACAACCTGCAACTGGTGTACAGACTCAACTACAACCACGCCCCACGCGATTTTGGGTTTGCCGGAAAAGGTCCCCAGGACAGTATTTTCTTTGGTCGGCGCGAAGTACATACGGTCAACAACACCTTAACTGGTACTTACATTTTCAACGCCCGCACCGCCCTTAACCTCAACATGCGCCATTATTGGTCTAACGCCACGTTTGACCGGTATTTCCTGCTGCAGGAAAATGGAAATGGCTCGCTTTTGGGGTACAGACCTTCTTCTCCTTCCGCTAATCCGCGTAACTTCAACGCCTTCAACATTGACCTGGTGTACAGCTGGCGTTTCGCGCCGGGCAGCGAGGTAAGCGTAGTCTGGAAAAACGCCATCTATGACAGCGCGCTGCCCCAACGTACCGACTATTTCCTGAACCTGAGCAATACGCTACAGGCCAAACAATTGAATAGTTTCTCCGTTAAGGTTTTATATTACCTTGATTATTTGGTTCTCCAACGCGCCTTAAAAAGAAGATCCTGA
- a CDS encoding oxidoreductase produces MVSPKVALIAGASGLVGGHCLQLLLQSPRYNKVISVGRKKLNLEHPKLQQIIVDFDNLEQYHHSLIADDVYCCLGTTIKKAGSKENFRKVDYTYVVNLAKITSRHFATQFLVVSALGADSHSRIFYNHVKGEMEEAVKKLPFTAVHIFQPSLLLGERQEVRLGERAAATFMKTAGFLFNGPLRKYKGIHAKTVAKAMLEAAKQDGGGVLVHPNEQMQQYAQ; encoded by the coding sequence ATGGTATCTCCCAAAGTTGCTCTTATTGCCGGTGCCAGCGGATTAGTAGGCGGCCACTGCCTTCAACTCCTGCTGCAAAGCCCCCGTTACAATAAGGTGATCTCAGTAGGCCGAAAGAAACTGAACCTGGAGCACCCCAAGCTGCAGCAGATCATTGTAGATTTTGACAACCTGGAGCAGTACCACCACAGCCTCATTGCCGATGACGTGTATTGCTGTTTGGGCACCACCATCAAGAAAGCAGGCTCCAAAGAAAACTTCCGGAAGGTAGACTACACCTATGTAGTGAATCTGGCAAAAATCACCTCCAGACATTTTGCAACGCAGTTTCTGGTAGTATCCGCGTTGGGGGCAGATTCCCATTCCCGTATTTTCTACAATCACGTGAAAGGCGAAATGGAAGAGGCGGTGAAAAAGCTTCCTTTCACGGCAGTGCACATCTTCCAACCCTCTTTGCTATTAGGCGAGCGGCAGGAAGTCAGGCTGGGTGAGCGGGCTGCGGCCACGTTCATGAAAACCGCCGGTTTTCTGTTTAACGGCCCTTTGCGAAAATACAAAGGCATTCACGCCAAGACTGTAGCTAAAGCCATGCTGGAGGCTGCCAAACAAGATGGCGGTGGCGTTCTGGTTCACCCAAATGAACAGATGCAGCAATATGCTCAGTAG
- a CDS encoding PorP/SprF family type IX secretion system membrane protein yields MRKNFYSLLILLCLPLLGWAQQVPHYSQYMLNPLLLNPAVSGTDNYIDVRAGYRNQWTGLEGAPTSYYLSGHMPFSKRDYLSTPTTFEPRSVLKGKHDKIKWRPGYRNNSQKTRPHHGMGVLVQADKAAGLKRTEVQFLYAYHQPLTSSIKLSAGVAAGITQFGLNRDMLTFGTSGDPVIHADEYNRILPNIGVGALLYSTRFFLGASVAQVLPTPFSFRESQPTVSAKQQRHFFGHGGYRFPITHIISVMPSVVVKYAAPSPLSVDVNAKVFWRDQFWAGASYRMNDAAVITGGFQYKHKFHLGYAYDFTTSGLNQVSYGSHEIVLGLMLRNKQTVYSPSQYW; encoded by the coding sequence ATGAGAAAGAACTTTTACTCACTTCTTATCCTGCTCTGTCTCCCACTTCTGGGGTGGGCGCAGCAGGTACCGCACTACAGTCAATACATGCTCAATCCGCTGCTCCTGAACCCTGCGGTGAGCGGCACTGATAACTACATAGACGTACGGGCGGGCTACCGAAACCAATGGACCGGACTGGAAGGCGCGCCTACTTCATATTACCTGAGCGGCCACATGCCTTTTTCTAAAAGAGACTACCTGTCCACTCCCACTACTTTTGAGCCTCGTTCAGTCCTGAAAGGCAAGCACGACAAGATCAAGTGGCGGCCCGGGTACCGAAATAATTCGCAGAAAACACGCCCTCACCATGGAATGGGTGTTTTAGTGCAGGCAGACAAGGCCGCTGGCTTAAAACGGACGGAGGTGCAGTTCCTTTACGCCTACCACCAACCGCTTACCTCCTCCATCAAACTGTCGGCGGGTGTGGCAGCCGGTATCACCCAGTTTGGCCTGAACCGCGACATGTTGACCTTCGGAACTTCTGGTGACCCCGTCATCCACGCTGATGAGTACAACCGCATTTTACCCAATATTGGCGTAGGCGCTTTGCTCTATAGCACCAGGTTCTTCCTTGGTGCCTCTGTAGCCCAGGTGTTGCCAACGCCTTTCAGTTTCAGGGAGTCCCAACCCACCGTTTCGGCAAAGCAACAGCGCCATTTCTTCGGGCACGGGGGATATCGGTTTCCTATCACCCATATTATTAGTGTGATGCCTTCGGTGGTGGTAAAATATGCCGCTCCCAGTCCACTCTCCGTAGATGTGAATGCGAAGGTTTTCTGGCGTGATCAGTTTTGGGCCGGAGCCTCATACCGGATGAATGATGCGGCTGTCATTACCGGAGGGTTCCAGTACAAGCACAAGTTCCACTTGGGCTATGCTTATGATTTTACTACCTCAGGCCTAAACCAGGTAAGCTACGGGTCACACGAGATTGTGCTGGGCCTCATGCTCCGGAACAAACAAACTGTGTATTCTCCTTCTCAATACTGGTAA
- a CDS encoding SAM-dependent methyltransferase has protein sequence MDSAQHQIQHHFPRSTQYDPTWVREHSMGENVLFNLESITSLIPLKKGMRVLDLGCGKAASSIFLAKEFGVQVWAVDEAISATANYKRVQEENLENQVFPLQLDARSLPFPEEFFDVVLVIDSYTYFGTDDKYLPYICRYLKSDGYIGIVDVCFKDEIETIDQVPEFLREDFQAYWYYIHSVAWWRKLWEKTGLVQIKAAELLPAADLIREQYVRDFEEHGQKKDPFARGLKKDSNHQISFFRLIGQRTSREAYLQSYKKS, from the coding sequence ATGGATTCTGCCCAGCACCAGATACAACACCACTTTCCCCGCAGTACCCAATATGACCCCACGTGGGTGCGTGAACACTCCATGGGCGAAAACGTGCTCTTCAATCTTGAAAGCATCACGTCACTCATTCCCTTAAAAAAAGGCATGCGTGTGTTAGACCTGGGCTGTGGCAAAGCGGCGAGCTCTATTTTCCTGGCCAAGGAATTTGGGGTGCAGGTTTGGGCGGTAGACGAGGCTATTTCGGCCACAGCCAATTACAAACGGGTGCAGGAAGAGAATCTGGAAAACCAGGTGTTCCCGCTTCAGTTAGATGCCCGTTCACTGCCGTTCCCCGAAGAGTTTTTTGATGTGGTGCTGGTCATTGACTCGTACACCTATTTCGGCACCGACGACAAGTACCTGCCCTACATTTGCCGTTATCTGAAATCTGACGGGTACATTGGCATTGTGGATGTTTGTTTCAAAGACGAGATAGAGACCATTGACCAGGTGCCTGAGTTTCTGCGCGAAGATTTTCAGGCGTATTGGTATTACATCCACTCGGTGGCCTGGTGGCGCAAACTTTGGGAAAAAACAGGTTTGGTGCAGATCAAAGCCGCTGAACTTCTCCCCGCCGCTGACCTGATCAGAGAGCAATATGTGCGCGATTTTGAGGAACACGGCCAAAAAAAAGACCCGTTTGCCCGCGGGCTCAAAAAAGATTCAAACCACCAGATCAGCTTCTTCCGGTTAATCGGGCAACGTACCTCCCGCGAGGCGTACTTGCAATCTTATAAAAAAAGCTAA
- a CDS encoding CvfB family protein, whose translation MLHLGDYNYLEILRDLEHGMYLGSDDGDVLLPRKYIPEGAQIGDMISVFVYRDSEDRLIATTLEPKAKVDQFACLQVRDVNNFGAFMEWGLEKDLFVPFKNQHDALYPGQWALVYVYLDENSDRLVGSTKLGPFLNYDPITLEEGDEVQLLIGPEKALGYQVIVNNKYLGMLYRNEVFRTLQPGEYTQGYLKKVREDNKLDVSLQKQGYDEVREATETVLAKLEEANGHLPLTDKSTPELIYQTLGMSKKTFKKALGALYKRGDVQLLPEGISLLSKS comes from the coding sequence ATGCTGCACTTAGGCGATTACAACTATCTGGAAATCCTTCGGGACTTGGAACATGGCATGTACTTGGGTTCTGACGATGGTGACGTGTTGCTGCCCCGCAAGTATATTCCTGAAGGCGCCCAGATAGGCGACATGATCTCTGTGTTCGTGTACCGCGATTCTGAGGACCGCCTCATTGCAACTACTTTAGAGCCAAAAGCCAAAGTAGACCAGTTTGCCTGTCTGCAGGTAAGAGATGTAAACAATTTTGGGGCGTTTATGGAATGGGGATTGGAAAAAGATCTCTTTGTTCCCTTCAAAAACCAGCATGATGCGCTATATCCCGGACAGTGGGCGCTAGTGTACGTGTACCTGGACGAGAACTCTGACCGTTTAGTAGGCTCCACCAAATTAGGCCCCTTCCTGAACTATGACCCAATTACCTTGGAAGAAGGTGATGAGGTACAGCTTTTGATTGGCCCGGAAAAAGCTCTGGGCTACCAGGTGATCGTGAACAACAAGTACCTGGGCATGCTGTACCGCAATGAGGTGTTCCGCACGTTGCAGCCCGGCGAATACACCCAAGGTTACCTGAAGAAAGTACGCGAGGATAATAAACTAGACGTAAGCCTGCAGAAGCAAGGCTATGACGAGGTGCGGGAAGCCACTGAAACCGTACTTGCCAAGCTGGAAGAAGCCAACGGTCACCTGCCGCTCACTGACAAAAGCACCCCGGAACTGATTTACCAGACGCTGGGCATGAGCAAAAAAACATTTAAAAAAGCACTTGGCGCATTATATAAAAGAGGAGACGTGCAACTATTGCCAGAAGGGATTAGTCTTTTGAGTAAGTCTTGA
- the metH gene encoding methionine synthase, whose amino-acid sequence MTPIEEEVQKRILVLDGAMGTMIQRYNLQEEDYRGERFKDYHLDVKGNNDLLSLTQPHIIKEIHSLYFEAGADIAETNTFSGTSIAMADYDMQEWVYEMNYESARIAKEAAEEWTARTPNQPRFVAGAIGPTNRTASLSPDVNNPGFRAITYDELVDAYTEQVRGLVDGGVDLLLVETIFDTLNAKAALFAIDQYSQQTGKRLPLMVSGTITDASGRTLSGQTVEAFLYSVSHMPLLSVGFNCALGAKQLRPHLQSLSKASKFYVSAYPNAGLPNAFGAYDETPEQMGQHIKDFLDNNFVNIVGGCCGTTPPHIKAIAEIAKQYPPRPLPQLPAVPTYSGLEPLTVYEGSNFVNIGERTNVTGSKKFARLILNEQYEEALAIARQQVENGAQIIDVNMDEGMLDSEAAMTLFLNLIASEPDIARVPIMIDSSKWSVIEAGLKCVQGKAIVNSISLKEGEEKFKEYARKVRSYGAAVVVMAFDEEGQADNYERRIQICQRAYDILTKEVGFPAEDIIFDPNILTVATGMEEHNNYAVDFINATRWIKQNLPGAKVSGGVSNISFSFRGNDPVREAMHSVFLYYAIKAGLDMGIVNAGMLEVYEEIPKDLLERVEDVLLNRRPDATERLVEFAETVKNKGKEIVRDEAWRNEPVQKRLTHALVKGLVEYIDQDVEEARHLYQKPLEVIEGPLMDGMNVVGDLFGEGKMFLPQVVKSARVMKKAVAYLLPYIEEEKVRAAASGDTSTRQTNGKILMATVKGDVHDIGKNIVGVVLACNNYEVIDLGVMTPADKILDAAREHNVDVIGLSGLITPSLDEMVHVAREMERQNFNIPLLIGGATTSRAHTAVKVAPAYNGTVVHVLDASRSVPVVGNLLSPDNKEQYAQDIRLEYDQMREGYLSRQKDKKYLPLPQARANKLPIEWKAEDVYTPAKTGVQVFQNFPLEELVPYIDWTPFFQAWELHGKFPKLLEDAVVGEAATKLYADAQVLLKRIVDEKLLTANGVAGLFPANSIGDDDVEIYTDEQRTQVLTHLRTLRQQGQKGPNVPNIALADFVAPKETGLADYTGGFAVTAGHGLDKLVAAFEQDHDDYHSIMAKALADRLAEAFAEKLHEIVRKELWAYEPEESLTNEDLIKEKYQGIRPAPGYPACPDHTEKTTLFQLLEVEKHTGITLTESLAMYPTAAVSGMYFAHRQSKYFGLGKIEKDQVVDYAQRKGMTVEETERWLSPNLNY is encoded by the coding sequence ATGACCCCAATAGAGGAAGAAGTACAAAAGCGAATATTAGTCTTAGACGGTGCCATGGGTACCATGATCCAACGGTACAACCTCCAAGAGGAAGATTACCGTGGCGAGCGTTTCAAAGACTACCACCTGGATGTGAAGGGCAACAACGATTTGCTCTCTCTCACCCAACCCCACATTATCAAGGAAATACACAGCCTCTACTTTGAGGCTGGCGCCGATATAGCCGAAACCAACACCTTCAGCGGCACCTCCATTGCCATGGCCGATTATGACATGCAGGAGTGGGTGTACGAAATGAACTATGAATCGGCGCGCATTGCCAAAGAGGCTGCTGAGGAATGGACCGCCAGAACCCCGAACCAGCCGCGCTTTGTGGCCGGCGCTATTGGCCCCACCAACCGTACTGCTTCCCTTTCACCGGACGTGAACAACCCCGGCTTCCGAGCTATTACGTATGACGAGCTGGTAGATGCCTACACTGAACAGGTGCGCGGACTGGTAGACGGTGGCGTGGACTTGCTGCTGGTGGAAACCATTTTTGATACTCTGAATGCCAAGGCTGCCTTATTCGCCATTGACCAATACAGCCAGCAAACCGGCAAACGCCTGCCGCTCATGGTGTCTGGTACAATTACAGATGCCAGCGGACGTACGCTTTCTGGCCAAACTGTGGAAGCGTTCCTGTACTCAGTATCTCACATGCCGTTGTTGAGCGTGGGCTTTAACTGCGCTTTAGGTGCCAAACAGCTGCGGCCGCACTTGCAGAGTCTGAGCAAAGCGTCTAAGTTTTACGTGAGTGCGTACCCAAATGCCGGTCTGCCCAATGCCTTCGGGGCGTATGACGAGACGCCGGAGCAGATGGGCCAGCACATCAAAGATTTCTTGGACAACAACTTCGTGAACATTGTGGGTGGCTGCTGCGGAACTACGCCGCCGCACATCAAGGCCATTGCTGAGATTGCGAAGCAGTATCCGCCACGTCCGTTGCCTCAGTTACCAGCGGTGCCTACCTACTCTGGCCTGGAGCCATTGACAGTGTACGAAGGGTCAAACTTCGTGAATATCGGGGAGCGTACCAACGTAACGGGTTCCAAGAAATTCGCCCGTCTGATTCTGAACGAGCAGTACGAGGAAGCTTTGGCCATTGCCCGCCAGCAGGTGGAGAACGGCGCCCAGATCATTGATGTGAACATGGACGAAGGCATGCTGGACTCTGAAGCCGCCATGACCTTGTTCCTGAACCTGATCGCCTCAGAACCAGACATCGCCCGGGTGCCAATCATGATTGACTCTTCCAAGTGGAGCGTGATTGAGGCTGGCTTGAAGTGTGTGCAGGGAAAAGCCATCGTGAACTCTATTTCCCTAAAAGAAGGCGAAGAGAAGTTCAAGGAATATGCCCGCAAAGTGCGCAGCTATGGTGCCGCTGTAGTGGTGATGGCCTTTGACGAAGAGGGCCAGGCCGATAACTACGAGCGCCGCATCCAGATCTGTCAGCGTGCTTATGATATCCTCACCAAGGAGGTAGGATTCCCCGCCGAGGACATCATCTTTGACCCGAACATCCTGACCGTAGCCACGGGCATGGAGGAGCACAACAACTACGCTGTAGATTTCATCAACGCCACCCGCTGGATTAAACAGAACCTGCCGGGTGCCAAAGTAAGCGGTGGGGTAAGTAATATTTCCTTCTCGTTCCGGGGAAATGACCCAGTGCGTGAGGCCATGCACAGCGTGTTCCTGTACTACGCCATCAAAGCCGGTCTGGACATGGGCATCGTGAATGCCGGTATGCTGGAGGTCTATGAGGAAATCCCGAAGGACCTGCTGGAACGTGTGGAGGATGTGTTGCTGAACCGCCGACCGGACGCCACCGAGCGTTTGGTGGAGTTCGCCGAAACCGTAAAAAACAAAGGCAAGGAGATTGTCCGCGACGAGGCCTGGCGCAACGAACCAGTGCAGAAGCGTTTAACGCACGCTTTGGTGAAAGGACTGGTAGAATACATTGACCAGGACGTGGAAGAAGCCCGTCACCTGTACCAGAAACCGCTGGAAGTAATTGAAGGCCCGTTGATGGACGGCATGAACGTGGTGGGTGACTTGTTTGGCGAAGGCAAGATGTTCCTGCCGCAGGTAGTGAAAAGCGCCCGCGTCATGAAGAAAGCCGTGGCCTACCTATTGCCATATATTGAAGAAGAGAAAGTACGCGCCGCCGCTTCTGGTGACACCTCTACCCGCCAGACCAATGGAAAGATCCTGATGGCGACGGTGAAAGGCGACGTACATGATATTGGTAAGAACATTGTGGGCGTGGTACTGGCCTGCAACAACTACGAGGTAATTGATCTGGGCGTGATGACGCCCGCCGATAAAATATTGGATGCCGCCCGCGAGCACAACGTGGACGTAATCGGACTCAGTGGGTTGATCACACCGTCACTAGACGAAATGGTGCACGTAGCCCGCGAAATGGAGCGCCAGAACTTCAATATTCCATTGCTCATTGGCGGTGCTACCACCTCGCGTGCCCATACCGCCGTGAAAGTTGCACCAGCCTACAACGGCACCGTAGTGCACGTACTAGATGCGTCACGCAGTGTGCCGGTAGTTGGTAACCTGCTGAGCCCAGACAATAAGGAGCAATATGCGCAGGACATACGCCTGGAGTACGACCAGATGCGCGAAGGCTATTTGAGCCGGCAAAAAGACAAGAAATACCTGCCCTTGCCACAGGCCCGCGCCAATAAACTGCCCATAGAATGGAAAGCCGAAGACGTGTATACGCCCGCCAAAACCGGCGTACAAGTGTTCCAGAATTTTCCGCTGGAGGAACTGGTGCCATACATTGACTGGACTCCGTTCTTCCAAGCGTGGGAACTGCATGGTAAATTCCCGAAACTGTTAGAAGATGCGGTGGTTGGCGAAGCAGCCACCAAACTGTACGCCGATGCTCAAGTTCTGCTCAAACGCATTGTGGACGAGAAACTACTCACCGCGAACGGCGTGGCTGGCTTGTTCCCGGCCAACAGCATAGGCGACGATGACGTGGAAATCTACACCGATGAACAGCGTACCCAGGTGTTAACCCATCTCCGTACGCTGCGCCAACAAGGCCAGAAAGGCCCAAACGTACCTAACATCGCGTTAGCTGATTTTGTAGCCCCTAAGGAAACCGGCTTGGCAGATTACACCGGTGGCTTTGCCGTGACCGCCGGACATGGCTTGGACAAACTGGTGGCTGCCTTTGAACAGGACCACGACGATTACCACAGCATCATGGCCAAAGCTTTGGCTGACCGTCTGGCCGAAGCCTTCGCGGAGAAACTGCACGAGATTGTACGCAAGGAACTTTGGGCCTATGAGCCAGAGGAAAGCCTGACGAACGAAGACCTGATCAAGGAGAAATACCAGGGAATCCGTCCGGCCCCGGGTTATCCGGCTTGCCCAGACCATACCGAGAAAACAACGCTGTTCCAGTTGCTGGAGGTGGAGAAACACACGGGCATCACCTTAACGGAAAGTTTGGCCATGTACCCTACGGCTGCGGTATCTGGCATGTACTTCGCGCACAGACAGTCAAAGTACTTTGGGTTAGGTAAGATTGAGAAAGACCAGGTAGTAGACTATGCTCAACGCAAAGGCATGACCGTAGAGGAAACCGAGCGCTGGTTGTCACCTAATTTAAATTACTAA